From a region of the Solanum stenotomum isolate F172 chromosome 2, ASM1918654v1, whole genome shotgun sequence genome:
- the LOC125855061 gene encoding peroxidase 9, whose amino-acid sequence MSSLGLVMFVLSCAIFQAFPVSSSNNYGGLFPELYQISCPQANEIVMSVLEEAISKDPRMAASLLRLHFHDCFVQGCDASILLDKNSAFKSEKEAGPNKNSLRGYEVIDEIKAKLEQVCPHTVSCADILALAARDSVVLSGGPYWEVPLGRRDSKTANFNKANINIPAPNSTIQNLINLFNKQGLNEQDLVALSGGHTIGMARCVSFKQRLYNQKGDNLPDVTLEKTYYNGLKSICPTSGGDNNISPLDVASPIRFDNTYFKLSLWGKGLLNSDEVLLTGNVKKTKELVKSYAENEAIFFSHFAKSMVKMGNINPLTELKGEIRKNCRRIN is encoded by the exons ATGTCTTCTCTTGGACTAGTAATGTTTGTTTTATCTTGTGCAATATTCCAAGCCTTTCCAGTTTCTAGTTCCAATAATTATGGTGGTCTATTCCCAGAGTTGTACCAAATCTCATGTCCTCAAGCAAATGAAATTGTAATGTCTGTTTTAGAAGAGGCCATTTCTAAAGATCCAAGAATGGCTGCTTCTTTGCTTAGACTTCATTTCCATGATTGCTTCGTTCAG GGTTGTGATGCATCGATTTTATTGGATAAAAATAGTGCATTCAAAAGTGAAAAGGAAGCAGGACCAAACAAGAATTCTCTAAGGGGATATGAAGTAATTGATGAAATCAAAGCTAAATTAGAACAAGTTTGTCCTCACACCGTCTCTTGTGCTGACATTCTAGCCCTTGCTGCTCGTGACTCTGTTGTCCTA AGTGGTGGACCATATTGGGAAGTACCACTAGGAAGAAGAGACTCAAAGACAGCAAATTTCAACAAAGCAAATATAAATATTCCAGCACCAAACTCAACAATCCAAAATCTTATAAACCTCTTCAATAAACAAGGTCTTAATGAACAAGACCTTGTTGCTCTTTCTG GAGGGCACACTATTGGTATGGCAAGATGTGTGTCATTTAAACAAAGGTTATATAATCAAAAAGGTGACAATTTACCAGATGTAACTCTAGAGAAAACTTACTACAATGGATTAAAATCAATTTGTCCAACAAGTGGTGGAGACAATAATATTTCTCCTCTAGATGTTGCATCACCAATCAGATTTGATAACACATATTTCAAATTATCGCTATGGGGAAAAGGTCTTTTGAACTCAGATGAAGTGCTTCTAACTGGAAATGTTAAAAAGACTAAGGAATTGGTGAAGAGCTATGCTGAAAATGAGGCTATTTTTTTCAGTCATTTTGCTAAGTCTATGGTGAAAATGGGAAATATTAATCCTCTGACTGAGTTGAAGGGTGAAATTAGAAAAAACTGTCGCAGAATTAACTGA